The Corvus hawaiiensis isolate bCorHaw1 chromosome 9, bCorHaw1.pri.cur, whole genome shotgun sequence genomic sequence CACTGTGAATCCATAATCAATCATAATATTTCATTAACTTTGGATGATTCAGTTATGTGATAACTTTTTGTAAAGCCTACAGGAAGTTAAGCTGTCTTTATATTTGAcatatatttcaatatttaaatacagatttgaaTAATTTCTGTTCTATCTGATGAAATTATTACATTTAATAGTGTATTTATttagtttcatttatttcttactATTTTTAGCATACTGTATTTCTCTTAGGAAGAAAAGCCTGAAAACTAAATAACgaaattttagggttttttttcttttggtctttgatgaacatttttttcaattcaTTCTAAAATCAAATAATAAGGTATTTTTAACAATAACAAAATGAAAGGAATCCTGAAGGACCAGAATCCTGAAGGTGGCTTTTATATTGCTGTGTCACAGAGGAAAACAATGACAAATTAGCTGCTCTTCTGACAAAATATCTGTGCTTTTTGTGCATCCTTTCAGGGCTGCCAACATGAGCTACTGTAGTGGATTCTTCTGTCCTATGCAACGCACCAAGAGAAatcttttcctggtttttgccATCTTTTTTACAGCAATATATTTGATTTCCTCTTCTTATAATTCTGCTCGCCTTGCTAAAAGTGATGATCGTCACATGGAAAGTGAAGTGAGTTTACttaaaaaagtgtttccaaatttcaaacaaatctcagggaaagaaaatggagaacTACCACCGGAAAATGAGAAATCTGAGAACAAAAACACATCCACTTCGACACAGTCATTTACGTTCATTattaatgaagaagaaaagtgcAAAGATAAAGCACCTTTCTTGGTATTGCTGATATCAACAACTGCAGCTGAActtcagcacagaaatgccATCCGAAAGACCTGGGGGAATGAAACTGCAGTTCCAGGCGTTGACATTGTTCGGCTGTTCCTGCTTGGCATCAACACCCAGGATGCAAATGAGGATTTACTGCTGAGAGAAAGCGAGCAATATCGTGATATTATCCAGCAGGACTTCCTGGACACCTACAACAATTTAACTCTTAAAACTCTGATGGGCATGAGGTGGGTGGCCTCTTACTGCAGTGGCACGAGGTTTGCTATGAAGACAGACAGTGACGTTTTTGTCAATACAGTGCACCTGATTGAGAAGCTCCTCAGACCTCTCCCACCTTCCACACAGAACTATTTCACAGGCTGTTTAATGTCAGGGCACAGGCCTATTCGGAATAAAGCCAGTAAATGGTACATTTCAGAAGAAGAATTCCCAGGTAACAGATACCACCCTTTTTGTTCAGGAACTGGCTACGTCTTTTCTGGAGACCTGGCTGCAAAAATCGTCAACGCTTCTTTAACAGTTAAATTCATACATTTGGAAGATGTTTATGTAGGGTTTTGTCTTAATGCAAAGGGAGTAAAAATAGTACCTCCACCTCATTCATTGTTTAACATACACAAGGTCCCATTTTCACCTTGTGTGtacaataaaataattacatcTCATCACATTTCACCACATGAGCACATAATCTACTGGGAAACActgcaagagaaggaaaacacatgTTAGAAAAGAAAGCTCCATCCTGGAGCATCCTAGGAACTTTCTTTGACAATGGACAAAGCTGCAGATGTTTTTAGTAAGAACAGAACATCTGTGTAGTGATTACTTTCAAGGTCCAGGGACATCCTGAATCAGGTGCCTAGGTTTTGTATTAGGTTGAATTCAAAGGATTTTTCCTTCATAAAGAAGCCTTTCTCTGTTGAGTAAATACTGCTTGGTACATTATTTAGTTTTGGATGAAGGATCAATTAATTTTTatactgttttaaaatatagcAAGAGGCCGTATCAACCctactgaagaaaaagcaaagaagatgcaatgaaatttattttttcatcttgtaTAGCTGACACATTTACCTTACATTACAAACTAAAAAGTTAGTGTGCTAATTTTATACTGCTCAGATGTAATTTGCCTATGCACcactgtcagagactgaaaatagttcatgcctcaaacattgatatgaagttttgctcattataaagaagctacaaccgcagaagcttccctgaagagtgggactttgaactgaaagtcgAACTGTTGATTTAGATAAAGGGAAATTCATTGTTCAGtcatctcaggctgagggaaaggtgtgcatccacaaaaggccaaagccaccagctgcaactaTCCCCAGGTGAGTTTGGGGtgtggggagagcagagctcacagaagccaggtttacacagaccgCAGCCCAGCCGAGGGGGGAGAACgaggttttgggtgcatggtgcaacctctggtgagaggcaatgaacacccatcctccattacacaaactggcccagctgtggaacccccaaccccacagggcaCACCCACAGGACTTCCACGTgagaggcttggccccacaggACTGCACGTGATGCAATAGaccagagtctgctgtgagagactgccccccaccccagggggacGTGGCTGGACATAccacccagcctgagcatgTACACTCATCAGACTCTGTGCCTTCTGGagggaccttcaccaccaagagaccagctggagaggatcaacaAACATCGCTGGGATCCacggagtggtgatattttccttattctgtccctcccacctattttctacttccttctttccttctttcccttccttcccttcctcccttctctttctctctctctctctttctctttctctcttttctttttctttcttttctttttctttctttctctcttttctttctctttctttctgtcttttctgtcttttctttctgtctttctttctctctctctctcatatttaccatcaaataaaacccttactattgtcactggcatatggtctcatttgcaccctaatttgggcagaggcatttccaagaaccttaaaactggatcTTAACAACCATTAAATGTACTCATGTGGCATACCAGTGTGACTGAAGAAGAAAGCAGACATGATATCCTGTGCTGGATTACTTGATAGTAGCCATGACATCTTGTATAGCTGACACCTTTGCCTTACTTGAAACAACGTAGTGAGCTGAACTCCGAAGtccattccctttccctggGTGGGGAACACCATGTCATGATTGTGCAATAACAACCCATGAAGGTGAGCATGAAACCCATGAAAGTCAAACCCAATCCTCATGCATTCCCCTATTACCGGAATGGCAGTAAAGTTCTCCAGGTTATTCAGTAATTACTGAAGATGGGGACCCAGCAGAAAAGcacctgggggtgctggctTTTATCGGGGTAGTGTGGCAGCAGaaccagggcagggactgttCCTCTGTGCCCAGCACCGGTGAGGCCttacctcaaatcctgtgtccagttctgagcCCCCCAGTCCATGGGAGACTTTGAGAAGCCgcagtgagtccagagaaggaccaCTGAGCTGGTGAAGGacctggagcacaagtctgatgaggagcgtGGAGaacaggaggctcaggggagaccgtATCATTCTCTACAATTCCCTGAAAGGCAGTTGGTTTCCTCTCCCAGGCAACAAGtggcaggatgagaggaaatggcctcaagctgcaccaggggaggttcaggtcagccatcaggaagaatttctttatggAAGTTGTCAAGCACTtaaacaggctgtccagggaagtggtggagtcaccattgTTGGAGGTGTCCAAGAAacgactggacgtggcactcagtggtGTGGTTTAGTTGGGACGGAGGTGCTTGGTGAAAGGTTGGACTAAATGATCTTGGAGGCATTTTCCAACcctaatgattccatgattgtGTAAGATAAGGTAGTAGAGGCTTCACCATAGCCTGAAGCTGAGTGCACAAGCAGCACAAATGAAAGGCAATAAAGATACAAATTCCCTGCTTTTATTTGGAGTCTGTGGAGTCTGCCACACCACTGTACAGTTATGAAGGCAGTGAGAGTTTATAACTCCTAGCAGGAATAAATACCAAAGCTAAAACTATTAAAAGCCGTAGAATTGCCAGCAAAATGAACCAGTTCATCAGCCAGCCCATACTGGTGAAAGGataaaagaaataggaaatgatCTAGAGATGTTTTCCTATGGTCAGTAGTTGGTAGTGTGGGTGGCAGTGATTGGTCAAATCACTAGTGTGGTACCTGTGTGCTTTAAAGGTGTCAGAGCCCTGTGCAGAACCCATTCGGGTACCCCAACTTGTCTGAGATACCTCAGGCACATGAAGTAGTATTTACTCTTTCATCTCCATTCTTTGCCTCCCAGTCTCTATCCTGGTCGGCATGGGCCAGTTGCAAATTGTAACAGTTTAAAGTCTAGATTTTGCAGAACATTTAGTTCACAGAAATGTCAAATGCTTGTTTTTAACTTCGTGAAGTagaaatatttgcctttttaagCCTCTCAGGAGTTTATACTTGTGTTGAATTACCATTACTGACATGCTTGCATTGGCAGTGGAGGCAATAATTAAGTATATAACAACATtatcattaatattttcaattaacttcagaagatgaaaagaagCAAAGTCTGGGTCATCTCTCATAACTTAATATGAATTAGTAACTCTTTTCCTGTATCCTTGCAGTGCATATTCTGTACTAAGCACAAGGAACAGTAGCTGAACATTTGAAGTGCTGTTCTTTAGACATTTATTCATTGTACATCTGTTTCAAGGAGGGTAGGGTTGCTTCTAATAGAATATCAAGAATATGTAACTATATTTAATGcatattgctttgttttctaaattcTACATTTATAGCACTGccttgaaaaagtatttttataacCTTGATGTACCTGCATAGAACTGCTTGTAATTGATTCATTTCCAGATTTTAGTGACTTGTTTCCATTGGATATCAAGTGGAATTCAATGCTGCAAAATCCCATATGTTCCAAAATTACAGAGTGGTTGCTGTCAGCCCTCTAGAAGCTATAGAATCGTGTGTTACTTCTGGTGCATTTGATGTCATTTCAATTCTCTTCCACTGCTGAAGTCTaaaatttatttgttctttaGCTTATTTTTTGGTGCATTGGTAAATAAAGATGTGTAATACTCAGTAATATGTATTTGTATACTTGGAAGTTATTAAAGTGTAGTTGTAGGACAAAGTTGTTTGTGAGCAGAAAAAATATCGATGCTGGGAAATAACTGCTCTTTTAATTTCTGAGACTAAATACTACAACTTCACTAATTCATTCCACTGCAGGTTTTAAAAACTCaaaaactttgttttttcctttgtatgtGAATTCACGTGTGTTGTGGAATTGGAGTGACACAGTTAAGGAAACACACTGCATGCCATTGAAAGAGTTCTTGTGACTTTTTTATTGCAGACTAGGTAACACATTTTCATAGATAGGCCTGGCTTTGCTGGACATTCCCTTGAGAATGAAGCAATTATTATCAGCTAGCACTTCCCTCTCTGGGTCTGTGACTCCGGGTACCAAACTGCTTGGACGGGCTAAGgcagtgttggggaagatggGCATCTTTGCATTGTTGATATAAGTGAGCCAGAAGGAGAAACAGATACAGCTAAGCACAGAtagaaataatctttttttcacAGCTCAACATTTCTCTCTCTACTGAGTGAACTGTTGCCAGCTCAAACTCCTCTGTTCAACAGTCATTTGACCCTGCTTGTTCTCGAACTTCATCATCCCTTCTCCAGCACTGAGCCTTGAGATTCCTGTTCCTCAGTCTGGTCTCCAGTCCACTTAGGCTTGTATTACATTTCTGATAATGATGATGAGAAAAAAGTGTGTGAATATAAGATTGCCTGTAGGACGAGCATTAAAGAATCACATCCATGGCCACTGAGAGACTATGCATATTGTCTCATTCAGGGTTAATGTAGTGGTGCTCAGGGTGGTCTTGAAAAACTGAAACCCCACTAGAATGCAGTCTGTCTGTGAAGATATTCCAGAGGAAGCAAACCTGTTCTGCTTTCAACATGAAAGACAGTATTATTCTGAACAGCTGAACTTTGTGGTATATTATTCATGGGTTATTAGAACTTCTGCTTCATCAGAAGCTGTCAGTTTTTATGACCTTGCTTGTCTTCCAGCAGATTTTGAAGAGCGCTAAGTGTTTTGTTCACAAAGATTGCCTTGCATTCATTTTAGGGACTCCAAGTGTCTCCAGCTgtctttgtgtttgctttagcaAATCTTCTGGGGCTAATGAGCAATTAGAAATTCATTAAGCCTGGAGAAATACCAGGTCACATTAGATGCCACTATTCCAATCTAGCTGAGCAGCAATTCTGCTGAGTTAAGTGGGGAAATGGACACACCTGACTGCgtgtttctgctgctttatgGGCTGTTAAATATGAGGACTCAAGCCCTTGCTATGGATCCTTCTGGCAGAGAGTCCTTAAATCAGTGGTGTGTactatacacacacactcacacacacaggtaATTCCTGTGAACCTTGACTCCCACTAAAAGCAGAGTATCCAGCTTGCCTGCTGAAGGATAGCCATGGTTCTGGAATCCTCTCTCCTACTCCATTAGAAAAGCCTTCAGTATGAATAAACAGATCATCCTAATATTTTGGAGTGAACATTTTTAAGAagcttgtattttttaaaaaaatattcaactGGAATAGAGTCTTCTCCCTGAAggtattaaaaatagaaaagttatTCACACTGCACACGCAAACTCTTTTGGGTAACTTCTATGGCAGGTTTTGGACAAGATCCTGTACCATATACTGCTTCTTGAAAAAATGAAGACTTCAGTCTGTGCAGCTGCTTCAATTGTTTCCTTGTTTCCCACAGTGCCCATTTGAAATACTTTACCTGTGAATAATCTGATGAATGCCTAGTGTGTGGAAAAGCACTGAACAATAATGGACTCTAAGCAGAAACACTGAATTGTTAAACCTTGGAATCATTAAGAGGAATCATTAAGAAGTAAGAGCAGATTTGTTGCCATTCCTGATACGAACAGTGATTTCAATATCTTTACAATGCTGATAAACATGCACACATTCAGGAGCTGCTCACTGGGCAACTTGGTTGTGGTTTTGATTTCAGAAACAGAATGTACTTctagcaattaaaataaaagaggatATAAACAGttttgactgatttttttttttttttgtacaagtAGTCCTGCTTGTACAGGGGAGTTCAGAGAATAATCAATTTTTCCATATTAGGCTACCTGCCAAATTTCTTGTACCAGTTCTTTGTGGATAATTATAACAGTAGGGGGTTTAAAACCTTAAGTATGTTCTTCCCCCTTTGTGATAGTGATCTTGGAAGATCATGGACAGACATGGTTAATTCTCTAGAGAGCTCGACCATTTGTGGTTGCTTCCTACACAAGCAGATGCTTTCTTGTGTAGTTCCTGCCAAAGTAGTTTTTAGTTCCATAATGCTTTTACACACTATATGGAATTACATTCATTTTGTGGAATGGGTTataaattactttaattttcAATGAGATACATAATTTCATGTGAAAATGTATCACTTTTGGGTAATCTGGATGACTGGGCATGAAATGCTTTGGACAACTGCAGTTCTGGCATATTCATGAAAATGTTGAGGGCTTGTTGTGGGAATCATTCCCTGGAGGGATGCTCTCACTTTTGGGTTTATAGTCTAATCAGGCTTCTATAGAAAAACTCACCAAGGTTCAAAGGCCTGTGTTTCACCTGAGCTACCACTGTATGCAGCTTCACACAGGAACTTCCCAGTTTTCTGCCAGTGTGGGGGGGCTGCCTGTGTGAGATGAGAGGGgctttcctgcagctgagctcctctTCCATTGATGGGTCTCAATCTCAACCTCTGCAGTGTGACCAGGTTGTGTCATTCAACCTGATCTATGTAAACCCAAGGAACAAAAACTCAGGTCCTGGAGGCTACAATGGGACTGAAACTAATCTGTACTAATACAAATGCACAACAGGCTGagattgaaaattatttcaaagactGAGTTTTTGACACGCAAAGCCTTGTTGGCAGCTTTAGGTATTAACAtatttgctactacaaattagGCATTGTCTCTCTATGGGCATCAGATAACCTGATGTAGGTCAGAAGCTCAGTCACTGACATGCTGCCAGCTGCATAAATACGCTTAGGAGCATCTAAGCAAAACATGGTGGAATCTGACATTTGTTCATATGGGTTAAATAACAACAGGTGTCATCATTCTGTTAGGCTGACAAAGTTCAACTACCATACTGAACAGGCCACAAGCCTGAAAATCCCTGAACTCTGAGTTTCTAGGCACCACATTTCTGCATTTGGTCACTTACCCACTgtcattttgtttccaaaatctGATAAAATGTACCACTCAGTTTGCAAAATGGTTAGTGGAAGCAACATGTGTATAAAATTGTCTCTGAATTGTGTGGTGAGTTACATATCAAAGTTGTGTCTCCTCCCTGGTGTCCTGTCCCACTGTATTGCAGAAGCTGTCCTTTCGGCTGGGTGCAGCATTTGGAACGTAAGTCAGTGGATCGGGTCGGATCAAGTATCtacaaaaagaaatcacagctgTTACTAAAACAAGGTGGTGCAAGTCAGGGTAAGTGCATAGAGCTGTAATGTTGAAGAGATCTGGGGAAGACTTAGAGACTTACATTGAAGGTGCTTAGTTTCATTCCTGTGGTAGCattggttaatttttttcaatttaaaatacagagtaATAGGAAGATGATAGGTTTAAAACATTACaaatatatgtattatatatttgtatgtatattttaaatatggaCATAAATAGTATAATTAGATGTCTCTTTAAATAGAAGTCTCcatattaaatttttttgcatgtcttgtgactttgtttttttaatctgtgtgCTTTAACTTACACTATATCATTCAGTTCTAATCTTGTGTCTGGAGAAGGGTTGATCAGGATGTAAGAAAGGGTGTTCTGATGATCATTCATTTCATCTAgagaacaaggaaaaacaaagtaccaaataaattacatttaaaaatgaattgtAAAAGGCATTATTTCTGACAAATCAATTTGATGAAAGTTCACAGAGCTGTAAAAAAGTGTCTGGTGCCAGAGTGATTTCAAATAAGTTTACCAATCTGTTTCCAACTGTACTTGAATTGAAACTACCTGATATTATTATCTTTTGAGTTATCAGCTCTGAAACATCCTGTTttctaatgttttaaaaatcttctggtttttttcagtcataGTAATTTGAATGTAACCCAGTTTCAGGCTGATTTACCAATCTGTCCTGCAGCTTAGTAAGTTTGTGGTTTGTCTAAAAATGACATTCCTGTGCTTGGCTGGCATCAAGTTGAAATGATGACCAAGGTTAAATGCAGGTGTATGGCATTCTCATCCATCTCCAGATTTGGTCAACacaaacctttttttccctttttctatttATCTAGGAAGCACTTTCCTTTTATCACCTGTGCCAAGGGCTTGAAATGTGGAGGCTGTATAAATGGAAATTGGTATgtctttcttgcatttttaactGTTCTCCTAATGATGTGTTGGGATGAAggctgataattttttttcaaggtttaAACTACACTTTTGTAGCTGCCATTGCAGTATCTTTGTGTCATTTTCTCTTGGCATACTCCTTGGGCTGCTGCAGTGAGACTGGTTTTAATCTGATCAGACTGAAGAGGAGAGGCAAAAGGAGAGGCAGTGCTTCTGTGTTACATCCTCTTTAGCTTTTTAGGAAAATGTATAACTCAGATAAATGTAATCAGGTAAAGCATTTAACTATCAAGATTTTGCTGCTCTATAGATGGTATCTAATAGTCCTAAATTTGAGTAATGAAATGAATATTTACTATTGGCTTTTAACTaggatttgaaaagaaaagcaggaatgaaaTAGTTTTGTTGTTACTAGTATAACCACGAATTAAATTTACAAAACAGTTTTGTGTTTGATTAGATGTTACTGTGGCCTGTGAAACCCTTGGAAAATATTTAGCCTTGAATCATTCTGTAGAGAGTTGTATAGAAACATCAAAGACAGAAGGCACAGAAATTATCCAGATGGGGTGTGGAATAAAAAGCCTATATTTACATACCTAGAAATTCCTGGTGTTTCTAGGAACTTAGAACCCACAGTCCTGGGGTTTCCACCCAACATGCTACAGAACCAAGCCCAGAGAAAGGCAACCCAGCCAGCTGTGGTGCATGTGTTCAGAAGCGTTAAAGCTCTTGTCCATAGCttaaacaaccccaaaacaatcCTACAAACTAAAAAGCAACCCAACATCAGCCTTGCTGGAGAATGATTTGATGGATAAAAATGGTGTCTAAAGACCTAGTGAAACATGCTTTCTAAAAATGACTTTAATGTGACAATTTGGCATTCTTTTTGAAAACTGTGGGGAAAAGACAATATCCTTCACGTATAAACTCCCTGCCTTGACATATGAGTGAACTTCACAACAGCCCTGTCTTCATCTTTATTTCAAGAGGTTTGTGGAAATATGGTGCAGCTTTTCAGTGACTGGGCAATGCTTATATATTCAGCATACACATATCATCTGCTAAATATAAATGTGACTGACATGCTGCCTTCTGTACCTTCCATCTCAGCATAGGAATGGATGATAATagaatgcattaaaaatactCCAAGTTACTCTtggtaaatgaaaaaaaacaaacaatccaGTCctaaaccaacaaaacaaaaaacattatcataaatttaatattttgtttatgGCTCCATCATGTCTTACAAATAAGTTCATCTTGCACAATGCTAAAGTTGCTATTGAAGCACTGTAATAGTGGTACCGTATCCTGCTGGAGAAAGGCCCAGGTGCTTCATTCTGTTCTTCACGAGTTCAGCAAGCTCCTGCCTTTCTGACCTCCTGTAGAGGTTCATCCTCTGCTGGTTGATCTTCTCAGCAGTTTTAGCAGAGTGCCTGGGGGCCCTCCTGCTCAGGCGTCGTGCCCACTGCATGCTCTTCCTCCGCAGCAGCGGGTGGTCGGACTGGTCACTGGATGTTGAGTTCCGGTGATTGCCGCGGCAGCTGAACTGGTCTTTGGTGTCTTTGGTGTCCTCCCATTCCTCCACGCTGATGGAGATTTGAGACTTGAAAGGAAAGTGACAAGAGAGATGAAGGGCTTTATTAGATGAAAGCAGATGAAGatgttctcttctctttccaacAGTGCAGTTGGACATGGGGTTTGGCTGCAGTGGAGCCGAGGGGATCCAGCTCTTTGTACTTAGCAATTGTTCCTGAACTGGGCACCCTTTACTAGACTTTGACTTTTCATGTTAGAAGCTCATTTACACTACAAATACTTTTGTCAAGTACAAAAGCAGTGAAGTGTTATTTTGTGCCCAACTGCATTGTGATTCTGAGAAGAGCAACTTTAGCCTTCTGATATTGCCCTTCCTGCATCTAGGAATCAGTTCAGAATGACTTCTCCACTTGTTTCTCAGTCtgcatattttcagaaattcaaGTTGTCTAACTGCTGTTTAGATGTGTGTTGTGAATTTGTTAAGTAATGGTTCAACTTTGGCTGCACTGTTTTCAGTACTCTTAAGGCCACAGGTAGAAACGTGCCTGTTAAATGTGTCTCAGATTCCCAGGCATTCTTGACCTTCCAGCACATGTGAAATTAGGATGCAGTAACCCTCAGTGTGATTCAGGGCACCTCTTGTGAAAGAGTTAATTGATTCCTACCTTAAAGAATAGTGATGGTGCTATTTCACTCATATAGTGACAAAACCCCTCCATAATTAAGAGCCAAAATCTGTCCCTCTGtggctgtgttttctttatGCCACCCAAATAAGACCAATAGTTAGTGCATGTAAAAGTACTGAAATAACAAAGGTGGATGGGCTACAGGTGCATTTTTAACATACAAAAGTCCCTAGGGAACATAAGAGGAAGCATTTCAAAAGATAGCTTCAAAATTGTTTCAATCTTAGA encodes the following:
- the LOC125330466 gene encoding beta-1,3-galactosyltransferase 2-like encodes the protein MSYCSGFFCPMQRTKRNLFLVFAIFFTAIYLISSSYNSARLAKSDDRHMESEVSLLKKVFPNFKQISGKENGELPPENEKSENKNTSTSTQSFTFIINEEEKCKDKAPFLVLLISTTAAELQHRNAIRKTWGNETAVPGVDIVRLFLLGINTQDANEDLLLRESEQYRDIIQQDFLDTYNNLTLKTLMGMRWVASYCSGTRFAMKTDSDVFVNTVHLIEKLLRPLPPSTQNYFTGCLMSGHRPIRNKASKWYISEEEFPGNRYHPFCSGTGYVFSGDLAAKIVNASLTVKFIHLEDVYVGFCLNAKGVKIVPPPHSLFNIHKVPFSPCVYNKIITSHHISPHEHIIYWETLQEKENTC